From the genome of Segatella hominis, one region includes:
- a CDS encoding DUF5074 domain-containing protein: MKKKLYFLLLMLLCTTFAFAQVSVQGVPRKLARSAKAEIASVMPNIDFDNIQYWVGNGRNHAALVVKWDDGKGNNTNLVWGYRWSGKATGVDMLKAVAAADPRFYMLVNEGTQYGTAVGGLGYDINGNGNIKLLNGSSSFSLTAGTYNCADYTFDKFTSNDASDHWCAGWYNGYWSYWTTNSLDQAYGYSSVGATSRELTSGCVDGWSYISDMSNWYSNDMSGKLEYVSTLTVPSAKAKIKSATAETGKVTTVNNLKEFAEALKNATDGETIKFREGLRGTEFDTSGILDYAEINTSVTINGNGVVLTNGPLPLNAYPSDYKTIRITDFVFKNLQESAFYYAPYKGGSLTIDRCVFDGISGNGDGVGCAISGTSASKDINVTISNCRFSNIKMTGEGSVLNIWELPNKDLVHLNLVSCTFADNDKASDGLICVVNAPHVHFANNVFYNNGDGITLNIKSDDAAKDVVSYGYNVINGTITESAKSRLLNSDICSTDLSPVVKFVDGEYQVVKNGAAYNHLPANTKIEGITLPERDVLGTIIDYSQPTQTGACQLVYDENANTDYTKGTFIVNEDWYGHQNSTINFLTDNGEWVYRVVQKENPGVELGCTAQYGQIYGDKFYVTSKQEKDPGASVVGGRVNILDAKTMKMEKQIQTISTNADGRAFLGVDEHKGYVGTSNGIFILDLDKQEIAGSVEGTTNGGGSAYDQLYSGQIGSMIRVNDRVFAVHQKSGLLVIDANTDKVEQAIAAPEGWGFGSVVLSKDGNLWLSLAATSGSGQADNRIVKLNPNTLEQTIIVLPEGIYGPANSWYAWTPDCFCASNQQNVLYWNGGSSSWFSNYTIYKYDIDNNKFSKYLDYTDAADGFYIYGCSFRVDPVSDDAYVSLFKGFTDATYVVRKYDAEGKQLAEYPMISNYWFPSLPVFPDNEAPVIANPVGDLTLAADKTATIDLKDLATDADNFDAAIVKSVKTVSDASVLDAKMQNGSLIITPKKEGEAAVTIKVNSNGKLAETTFVVTVTPATGIKNITTNGAVEVARFSADGKRISAPQKGLNIIRMSDGSTRKVVVK; the protein is encoded by the coding sequence ATGAAGAAGAAACTTTACTTTCTTTTATTGATGCTCTTGTGCACAACTTTTGCATTTGCACAAGTCAGCGTTCAGGGGGTACCTCGCAAATTAGCGAGAAGTGCCAAGGCTGAGATAGCCTCAGTCATGCCTAATATTGATTTTGATAATATCCAGTATTGGGTAGGAAATGGTAGAAATCATGCTGCTCTCGTTGTAAAATGGGATGATGGTAAAGGTAACAACACGAATTTAGTGTGGGGGTATAGATGGAGTGGTAAAGCCACTGGTGTGGATATGCTGAAAGCTGTTGCTGCTGCCGACCCACGCTTTTATATGTTAGTGAATGAGGGTACTCAATATGGTACTGCTGTTGGAGGACTTGGCTATGACATCAATGGGAATGGAAACATCAAACTATTGAATGGTAGTAGTTCCTTTAGTCTTACTGCTGGTACCTATAATTGTGCAGATTATACATTTGATAAGTTTACTTCTAATGATGCGTCAGATCACTGGTGTGCTGGTTGGTATAATGGCTATTGGAGTTATTGGACAACTAACTCTTTGGATCAAGCGTATGGCTATTCGTCAGTAGGAGCAACTTCACGAGAACTGACCAGTGGTTGTGTTGATGGATGGTCTTATATCTCAGATATGTCAAACTGGTATAGCAATGACATGAGTGGAAAACTCGAATATGTTTCAACTCTTACTGTTCCTTCTGCTAAAGCTAAGATAAAGTCAGCAACAGCAGAGACAGGCAAGGTCACAACAGTAAACAATTTAAAGGAATTTGCTGAGGCACTGAAAAATGCAACAGATGGCGAGACTATTAAGTTCCGTGAGGGATTGCGTGGTACTGAGTTTGATACATCGGGCATATTAGATTATGCAGAGATTAACACCAGTGTTACTATTAATGGCAATGGTGTTGTCTTGACAAATGGTCCTCTTCCTTTGAATGCTTATCCGAGTGATTATAAGACAATCCGCATAACTGATTTCGTCTTTAAGAATTTGCAAGAAAGTGCTTTCTATTATGCTCCTTATAAAGGAGGAAGTTTGACTATTGACAGGTGTGTTTTTGATGGTATCTCTGGAAATGGTGATGGCGTTGGTTGTGCTATCAGTGGTACATCAGCTAGTAAGGATATAAATGTTACTATCAGCAACTGTCGTTTTTCTAACATTAAAATGACAGGAGAGGGTAGTGTCTTAAATATTTGGGAGTTGCCTAATAAGGATTTGGTACATCTTAATCTTGTATCTTGTACCTTTGCTGATAATGATAAGGCTTCAGATGGTCTTATTTGTGTAGTGAATGCTCCACATGTACATTTTGCTAACAATGTGTTCTATAATAATGGAGATGGTATTACTCTTAATATTAAAAGTGATGATGCGGCAAAAGACGTTGTTTCTTATGGATATAATGTAATAAATGGTACGATTACTGAGTCTGCAAAATCTCGTCTACTGAACAGTGATATTTGTAGTACAGACCTTTCTCCTGTAGTCAAGTTCGTTGATGGAGAGTACCAGGTAGTAAAGAATGGTGCTGCTTATAATCATCTTCCTGCCAATACGAAGATTGAAGGCATTACATTGCCAGAACGTGATGTACTTGGTACAATTATAGATTACTCTCAGCCAACTCAGACTGGTGCTTGCCAGTTGGTATATGATGAGAATGCTAATACAGACTATACCAAGGGAACATTTATTGTTAATGAAGACTGGTATGGTCATCAGAACTCTACTATCAACTTCTTAACTGATAATGGCGAGTGGGTTTACCGTGTTGTTCAGAAAGAGAATCCTGGTGTAGAGTTGGGATGTACTGCTCAATATGGCCAGATTTATGGCGATAAGTTCTATGTGACGTCAAAGCAGGAGAAAGACCCTGGAGCTTCTGTTGTCGGTGGTCGTGTCAATATTCTTGACGCCAAGACCATGAAGATGGAGAAGCAAATCCAGACGATATCTACCAATGCCGATGGCCGTGCTTTTCTTGGCGTAGATGAGCATAAAGGCTATGTTGGTACAAGCAATGGTATCTTTATCCTCGACCTCGATAAGCAGGAAATTGCTGGTAGTGTGGAGGGAACCACAAATGGTGGAGGTAGTGCTTACGATCAGCTTTATAGCGGACAGATTGGTAGTATGATTCGTGTTAACGATCGTGTATTCGCTGTACACCAGAAGAGTGGTCTTCTTGTTATTGATGCCAATACTGATAAGGTTGAACAGGCTATTGCTGCACCTGAAGGATGGGGCTTTGGTTCTGTAGTTCTTTCAAAAGACGGAAACCTCTGGTTGAGTTTAGCTGCCACATCGGGTTCAGGACAGGCTGATAACAGAATCGTAAAGCTTAATCCTAACACTTTGGAGCAGACCATCATTGTTTTGCCAGAAGGTATCTATGGACCTGCTAATTCATGGTATGCTTGGACTCCTGATTGTTTCTGCGCAAGCAATCAGCAGAACGTGCTTTATTGGAATGGCGGCAGCTCTTCTTGGTTTAGTAACTATACTATCTATAAGTATGATATTGACAACAATAAGTTCTCTAAGTATCTTGACTATACAGATGCGGCTGATGGCTTCTATATCTACGGTTGCTCATTCCGCGTAGATCCTGTAAGTGATGATGCATACGTTAGTTTGTTCAAGGGCTTTACTGATGCTACTTATGTGGTTCGCAAGTATGATGCAGAGGGTAAACAACTTGCAGAATATCCAATGATTTCTAACTATTGGTTCCCATCATTGCCTGTTTTCCCTGATAATGAAGCTCCTGTGATTGCTAATCCTGTAGGAGATTTGACTTTGGCAGCTGATAAGACTGCTACTATTGATCTGAAAGATCTTGCCACTGATGCAGACAACTTTGATGCTGCTATCGTTAAGAGTGTGAAAACTGTCAGTGATGCATCTGTGTTGGATGCAAAGATGCAGAATGGTTCACTTATCATCACCCCAAAGAAGGAGGGTGAAGCAGCAGTAACTATCAAGGTAAACTCTAATGGTAAGTTAGCTGAAACTACATTCGTAGTAACCGTAACTCCTGCTACTGGTATTAAGAATATTACCACTAATGGTGCAGTTGAGGTGGCTCGTTTTTCTGCTGACGGCAAGCGCATCTCTGCTCCTCAGAAGGGTCTCAACATCATCCGCATGAGCGATGGTTCTACTCGCAAGGTAGTAGTGAAATAA
- a CDS encoding cell surface protein: MKIRLCDILISLLLGMGLSSCHQDLENVSSGLNDYYYIERMRKLRLSPAYEGKSYRWTVQTSDGRDSLLSTDRDYVFLSEKEGTYTLTFSLDDGERGYKHIFPVQVVHEDTEYSPYTAKVYEYRPAPGQFVNTMPIYEKGDNEETMRQKAEDDLTNDVMISLGSYGGYVTFGFDHTVINVPGQKDFFIKGNAFYSDIPAYKDMKGGSAEPGIVMVAFDRNCNGKADDDEWYELAGSEYYKPATLKNYEITYRRPDDFHKPVPDVTGMLTDTLYIPWTDNRGESGYVAKNSFHTQSYYPEWIKADEMKFEGTLLPQNGVDESHIGTYYVLYSYPWGYADNHPNAEQDLCSFDISWAVDKQGNPVHLPGVDFIRVYTGVRQYCGWVGETSTEVARAQDLHVEVKSSLPDDPLGE; this comes from the coding sequence ATGAAGATAAGATTATGTGATATATTGATCAGTTTGTTGCTGGGGATGGGATTGTCGAGTTGCCATCAGGACTTGGAAAACGTCTCATCGGGACTCAATGACTACTATTACATAGAGCGCATGCGTAAACTCCGACTTTCGCCAGCCTATGAGGGCAAGAGCTATCGATGGACGGTGCAGACTTCAGATGGGCGGGATTCCCTGCTTAGTACGGATCGGGATTATGTGTTTCTTTCCGAAAAAGAAGGCACTTACACGCTTACTTTCTCCCTCGATGATGGGGAGCGTGGATATAAGCATATTTTTCCCGTACAGGTGGTACATGAGGATACTGAGTATAGTCCATATACAGCTAAAGTATATGAGTATCGACCTGCACCAGGGCAGTTTGTCAATACCATGCCTATTTATGAAAAGGGCGATAATGAAGAGACAATGCGCCAGAAAGCAGAAGATGATCTGACCAACGATGTGATGATTTCGTTAGGTTCCTACGGAGGTTATGTTACTTTCGGTTTTGATCATACCGTCATCAATGTGCCGGGGCAGAAAGACTTCTTTATTAAAGGAAATGCTTTCTATAGCGATATTCCCGCCTATAAGGACATGAAAGGAGGTTCGGCAGAACCGGGCATTGTAATGGTGGCGTTCGACCGCAACTGTAATGGCAAGGCGGATGATGATGAGTGGTATGAGTTGGCTGGCAGTGAATATTACAAGCCGGCAACGCTCAAAAACTATGAGATAACGTATCGCCGTCCGGATGATTTCCATAAACCGGTCCCTGATGTAACGGGGATGCTGACCGATACCTTGTATATCCCTTGGACGGATAATCGTGGTGAAAGTGGCTATGTAGCAAAGAACTCATTCCACACGCAGAGTTATTACCCGGAGTGGATTAAGGCTGATGAGATGAAGTTTGAGGGAACTTTGTTGCCTCAAAACGGAGTGGACGAAAGTCATATAGGAACCTACTATGTACTTTATTCCTATCCGTGGGGATATGCTGATAATCATCCCAATGCGGAACAAGACCTCTGTTCCTTTGATATTTCCTGGGCTGTAGATAAGCAGGGAAATCCTGTGCATCTGCCAGGGGTTGATTTCATTAGAGTCTATACTGGAGTGAGACAGTATTGCGGATGGGTTGGAGAAACTTCCACGGAAGTGGCGAGAGCACAAGACTTGCATGTGGAAGTTAAATCGTCTTTACCTGATGATCCATTAGGTGAATAG
- a CDS encoding YncE family protein: MKKLLLYLLIGTCLVSCREDEVVVPTEYEIIPEEVKPGQKIIGMYLLNEGNMGSNKSTLDYVDFSQGYYVRNLYAERNPHVIKELGDVGNDIQIYGSRIYAVINCSNKIEVLDARTAHRIGQVNIPNVRYVRFHKGYVYATSYVGPVQLNNPDAVQGAVYKIDTLSLKPVAKCTVGFQPDELCVLGQYIYVANSGGYMAPNYDKTVSVIEIEGFKQVEKIPVGINLHHIKADKYGKLWVTSRGDYQNIHSNLYVLVRKKGRNEMEVTDTLNIPCSNFCISGDSLYYYATEWNNYTQKNTITYGIVNVKTLKKVSDSFITDGSEKNITIPYGINIHPETHDIYVTDAKNYVSSGVLHCYNRYGVKKWSVRTGDIPAHMCFLTK; encoded by the coding sequence ATGAAAAAGCTATTGCTATATTTACTAATAGGTACATGTTTGGTAAGCTGCCGCGAAGATGAAGTGGTGGTTCCTACTGAGTACGAAATTATCCCCGAGGAGGTGAAGCCGGGACAGAAAATTATCGGCATGTACCTGCTCAACGAGGGCAACATGGGTAGCAACAAGAGTACGCTCGATTATGTTGATTTCTCACAGGGGTATTATGTACGTAATCTCTATGCTGAGCGCAATCCTCATGTTATCAAGGAATTGGGTGATGTGGGCAATGACATTCAGATATATGGTTCCCGAATTTATGCCGTCATCAATTGCTCTAATAAAATAGAGGTGCTGGATGCTCGCACAGCTCATCGCATCGGGCAGGTTAATATCCCAAATGTGCGCTATGTGCGTTTTCACAAGGGGTATGTCTATGCCACTTCTTATGTAGGACCGGTGCAGCTCAATAACCCTGATGCGGTTCAAGGAGCAGTCTATAAGATAGATACGCTTTCGCTGAAGCCCGTGGCTAAATGTACGGTGGGATTCCAGCCCGATGAACTTTGTGTGTTGGGACAGTATATCTATGTGGCAAATTCAGGAGGATATATGGCTCCCAATTATGACAAGACCGTGTCGGTGATAGAAATAGAGGGATTCAAGCAAGTAGAGAAAATTCCAGTGGGTATCAATCTCCATCATATTAAAGCTGATAAGTACGGCAAACTTTGGGTAACTTCCCGGGGAGATTACCAGAACATCCACTCCAATCTCTATGTGTTAGTTAGAAAGAAAGGACGCAACGAGATGGAGGTAACTGATACGCTCAACATACCTTGCAGCAACTTCTGCATCAGTGGCGATTCGCTCTATTATTATGCCACGGAGTGGAACAACTATACACAGAAGAATACCATCACGTATGGTATCGTCAATGTAAAGACCCTGAAGAAAGTGAGCGACTCGTTTATTACCGATGGGTCGGAAAAAAACATCACCATCCCCTATGGTATCAATATCCATCCGGAAACACATGACATCTACGTGACAGATGCCAAAAACTATGTTTCGAGTGGGGTGTTGCACTGCTATAATCGGTATGGAGTGAAAAAGTGGAGTGTGAGGACAGGGGATATTCCTGCCCACATGTGTTTTCTTACAAAATAA
- a CDS encoding TonB-dependent receptor domain-containing protein, giving the protein MKLLLCVVGCMVASGVLYAQKQHVGSLDSIHTIKEVVVVGNNTPSVIPAQVMTGDELQRLNSMSVADALRFFSGVQLKDYGGVGGIKTINIRSMGTNHVGVFYDGIELSNAQNGQVDLGMYSLDNMQTISLYNGQKSQIFQAAKEFASAGSVYLQTRVPEFEEGKAYHLKAKFKTGSFDLVNPSLLVELNLSDRVKVSFNGEWLSSSGKYKFRYRRKAVKTDEIMYDTTAVRENGDIRATRLEGALFGDVKGGDWMLKAYNYTSERGVPGAIVNNVWRRGERISDNNSFIQGYIHKRFSPHYQTKLMAKYSYFLTKYVNKDTTVMLIDNVYRQKEFYLSTLHQYDLCSWWKVSCAYDFQWNNMDADMYGFVHPTRWNHIVSLATAIAWGGFKMQGSVVYNYVHDVTRDAEAPADKNTWSPAVFLYYKPFQNIGFSLRAFYKKSFRMPTFNDLYYAEMGNSKLNPEYTTQYDVGFAYFSPRMKGILYEWAVQVDGYRNFVSDKIVAYPKGAQFRWTMLNLGKVHINGLDAKVSATLRPLRKLYVTTRLQYTYQQAIDVTNPADTYYRDQIPYIPWNSGSAVVQMDYGTWGLNYSFIYTGERYNQQENIIYNHTQPWYTHDLSLQKSFNWKDYKARVALEVNNLFSQDYDVILNYPMPKRNYRLTLTFEM; this is encoded by the coding sequence ATGAAATTACTGCTATGCGTCGTGGGATGCATGGTAGCAAGTGGGGTACTATATGCGCAGAAGCAGCATGTAGGTAGTTTGGATAGTATTCATACTATTAAGGAAGTTGTCGTAGTGGGTAATAATACTCCGAGTGTGATTCCGGCACAGGTGATGACAGGTGATGAACTGCAGCGGCTCAACTCGATGAGTGTGGCCGATGCCCTGCGTTTCTTCTCGGGTGTGCAACTCAAGGATTATGGTGGTGTGGGTGGTATCAAGACCATCAACATCCGTTCTATGGGTACCAATCATGTGGGCGTGTTCTATGATGGTATAGAACTCTCCAATGCACAAAATGGACAGGTGGATTTGGGAATGTATTCACTCGATAATATGCAGACTATCTCGCTTTATAATGGACAGAAAAGCCAGATATTTCAAGCTGCCAAGGAATTTGCTTCGGCAGGTTCGGTGTATCTGCAGACTCGTGTTCCAGAATTTGAAGAAGGTAAGGCTTATCATCTGAAAGCGAAATTCAAGACTGGTTCTTTCGATCTGGTGAATCCATCGCTGCTTGTCGAACTGAATCTCTCTGATAGGGTGAAAGTTTCCTTCAATGGCGAATGGCTCAGCAGCAGTGGTAAGTATAAGTTCCGTTACCGTAGAAAGGCAGTAAAAACCGATGAAATCATGTATGATACAACGGCTGTAAGAGAGAATGGTGATATTCGTGCCACCCGACTGGAGGGAGCCTTATTTGGTGACGTTAAGGGAGGTGACTGGATGCTGAAAGCATATAATTATACCTCAGAACGTGGTGTGCCAGGGGCTATCGTTAATAATGTATGGCGGCGAGGCGAGCGTATCAGCGACAATAATTCTTTCATACAAGGTTATATTCATAAGCGCTTTTCTCCCCATTACCAAACGAAGTTAATGGCGAAATACTCTTACTTTCTCACCAAGTATGTCAACAAGGATACCACGGTAATGCTGATAGATAATGTGTATCGCCAGAAGGAGTTCTATCTGTCCACTCTGCATCAGTATGATCTTTGCTCTTGGTGGAAGGTGTCATGTGCTTATGATTTCCAGTGGAACAACATGGATGCTGATATGTATGGATTTGTGCATCCTACTCGCTGGAATCATATCGTGTCTTTAGCCACAGCAATAGCCTGGGGTGGATTCAAGATGCAGGGGAGTGTGGTTTATAATTATGTACATGATGTAACAAGGGATGCAGAGGCACCAGCTGATAAGAATACCTGGTCGCCGGCAGTGTTTCTCTATTATAAGCCGTTCCAAAACATAGGTTTCTCCTTGAGGGCCTTCTATAAGAAGAGTTTCCGCATGCCAACCTTCAACGACCTCTATTATGCAGAGATGGGCAACTCTAAACTTAACCCGGAATATACCACCCAGTATGATGTGGGATTTGCATATTTCAGTCCTCGTATGAAGGGAATATTGTATGAGTGGGCTGTGCAGGTGGATGGGTATCGTAATTTTGTGAGTGATAAGATTGTGGCTTATCCTAAGGGAGCACAGTTCCGTTGGACGATGCTCAACCTGGGCAAAGTGCATATCAATGGACTCGATGCCAAGGTAAGTGCAACTCTCCGACCATTGCGCAAACTTTATGTTACTACTCGTCTGCAATATACTTACCAGCAGGCCATTGATGTAACCAATCCTGCCGATACCTATTATCGCGACCAGATACCATATATTCCATGGAACAGTGGTTCGGCTGTGGTACAGATGGATTACGGAACTTGGGGTTTGAACTATAGTTTTATTTATACCGGTGAGAGATATAACCAGCAGGAGAATATCATCTATAATCATACACAGCCATGGTATACTCACGACCTCTCTCTGCAGAAAAGTTTCAATTGGAAGGATTACAAGGCTCGTGTAGCCTTAGAGGTGAATAATCTCTTCAGCCAGGACTATGATGTGATACTCAATTATCCGATGCCTAAGCGCAACTATCGCCTCACGTTGACGTTTGAGATGTAA
- a CDS encoding HAD family hydrolase → MKYIIFDFDGTIGDSQSLIVKTLQDTMRARHLEVKSDEECAKTIGLRLDEAFVSLFDMSDEEGMECAATYREIFLENKQTMIVKPFPHVIETLRELHHRGFVLGMASSRNHCSLDGYVKQMQLEDIFSSIVAGDDVEHVKPAPDMVFKALGEMRGMKNPVTSPDDVKDMLEETLVVGDMNFDVDMAHHAGCRACAVTYGNGTREQLAAAEWIIDDFAELQKILKG, encoded by the coding sequence ATGAAATATATTATCTTTGATTTTGACGGAACTATCGGAGATTCTCAAAGTCTGATCGTCAAGACTTTGCAGGACACGATGAGGGCCAGGCATCTCGAAGTGAAATCGGATGAGGAATGTGCCAAGACTATCGGTTTACGACTGGATGAGGCTTTCGTCTCGCTCTTTGATATGAGTGATGAGGAAGGGATGGAGTGTGCTGCTACTTATCGCGAGATATTCCTGGAAAACAAGCAAACGATGATCGTAAAGCCGTTTCCTCATGTGATAGAAACGCTCAGGGAGTTGCATCATCGCGGATTTGTATTGGGAATGGCAAGCAGCAGAAACCATTGCTCGCTGGATGGATATGTGAAACAGATGCAGTTGGAGGATATTTTCTCCTCTATTGTGGCGGGTGATGATGTGGAGCATGTGAAGCCTGCACCCGATATGGTATTCAAGGCACTGGGAGAGATGAGAGGAATGAAAAATCCTGTAACTTCGCCTGATGACGTGAAGGATATGCTTGAAGAAACCTTAGTGGTTGGTGATATGAATTTCGATGTGGATATGGCGCATCATGCCGGTTGCAGGGCCTGTGCCGTAACTTATGGAAACGGAACCCGTGAGCAGCTTGCCGCTGCAGAATGGATCATTGATGATTTCGCCGAACTTCAGAAAATCCTAAAAGGATAA
- a CDS encoding copper resistance protein NlpE, translated as MKKKLVLTAAVIAALSVGSCNSKKTNNQEADQDSLSYTEKDSLESNAFVLDSIAGTYEGTLPAADCPGIKTVLTLNADSTYQYSADYIERKDGHDEASGIFKMLANGVVEITRPSSGEKSYYKVKDAQSLIMTDSLGTEPEGAMAKHYVLTKKK; from the coding sequence ATGAAGAAGAAATTAGTTTTGACAGCAGCTGTCATAGCAGCTCTGTCAGTTGGTTCTTGCAATAGCAAGAAAACCAACAATCAGGAAGCTGACCAAGATAGTCTCAGCTATACAGAGAAGGATTCACTCGAATCCAATGCCTTCGTCCTCGATTCTATCGCAGGAACTTACGAAGGAACACTCCCTGCAGCCGATTGCCCAGGTATCAAGACCGTGCTCACACTCAATGCCGACAGTACTTACCAGTACTCAGCCGACTATATCGAGCGCAAGGATGGTCACGACGAAGCAAGCGGAATCTTCAAGATGCTGGCTAATGGCGTAGTAGAAATCACCCGCCCTTCAAGTGGCGAGAAGTCATACTACAAGGTAAAGGATGCCCAGAGTCTCATCATGACCGATTCTCTCGGCACAGAACCAGAGGGCGCAATGGCCAAGCACTATGTGCTGACCAAGAAGAAATAA
- a CDS encoding vWA domain-containing protein → MKYQTNKDLVESQFYLKMLDDFCKSGQVKIPDPASTVMPWNLKEDPLKDYLIHLFTLKVTIAETGEEVQKFQRQVVNSRIKSKIFYETVGKFIVECVHHMRFQRQRAWTESHRADDVLDWTPFRRMNEEVWRPLLDQIDEEHRNDGFDKTFFLRLFGEESIQANHNGEIHDGDTDRLHSSIGASKAENWERLVRDWKACIEQQVISKLKDFIALRQTHFETGLVRMMDQITRNMKLKGISEQRAVQAWEMMKNAWTETEFERRLNEMKIQDQYPEIKEIVAKMGRVADANGKDRLTIASGVDMKMEHSSGSDIEGITVGDDLNSLLPLELAQYSDEDMEGLFIYKYRTRRLQTFRYKSEMAKPSRKLGFTHASRKGPMIVCLDTSASMYGTPERISSTLISLIEETAEELERDCFLIDFSVSTRAIDLMAKRKAERLKKIGINIVEGTEDTASASHLPFIGGGTSAKKMMSQMFELLDHDGLHYVNADVLWITDFLIPNPSQAMLSRFKEYKETGTRFYGIRIVRSDDKEPNEWKAYFNQIYTVRYRPLRRY, encoded by the coding sequence ATGAAATATCAGACCAATAAGGACTTGGTTGAATCCCAGTTCTACCTGAAAATGCTGGATGATTTCTGCAAGTCGGGACAGGTGAAAATTCCTGATCCGGCAAGTACTGTCATGCCTTGGAATTTGAAGGAAGATCCGCTCAAGGATTATCTGATTCACCTCTTTACCTTGAAAGTTACTATTGCAGAGACAGGTGAAGAGGTGCAGAAATTCCAGCGCCAGGTGGTTAACAGCAGAATCAAGAGCAAAATTTTCTATGAGACTGTAGGAAAATTCATCGTGGAATGTGTTCACCACATGAGATTCCAGCGACAGAGAGCCTGGACGGAAAGTCATCGGGCTGATGATGTGCTCGACTGGACTCCCTTCCGTAGGATGAACGAAGAGGTTTGGAGACCCTTGCTTGACCAGATTGATGAGGAGCATCGGAATGATGGATTCGACAAAACTTTCTTCCTCCGGCTTTTCGGGGAGGAGTCTATTCAAGCTAATCATAATGGAGAAATTCATGATGGAGATACTGACAGGTTGCATTCCTCTATCGGCGCTTCCAAAGCTGAGAACTGGGAACGGCTGGTAAGGGATTGGAAGGCTTGTATAGAGCAGCAGGTGATTTCTAAATTGAAGGACTTCATAGCGCTCAGACAGACTCATTTCGAGACCGGATTGGTCCGCATGATGGATCAAATAACCCGCAATATGAAGTTGAAGGGTATTTCTGAACAGCGGGCGGTTCAGGCATGGGAAATGATGAAGAACGCCTGGACAGAGACGGAATTTGAGCGTCGACTGAACGAGATGAAAATACAGGATCAATATCCTGAAATCAAGGAGATTGTAGCGAAGATGGGACGTGTGGCGGATGCCAATGGTAAGGACCGGCTGACCATCGCTTCGGGTGTCGATATGAAGATGGAACATTCCTCAGGAAGTGATATTGAGGGCATTACCGTGGGCGATGATCTCAACTCGCTTCTTCCGCTCGAACTTGCACAATACAGTGATGAGGACATGGAGGGACTCTTTATATATAAGTATCGCACGCGTAGGTTGCAGACTTTCCGCTACAAGAGTGAGATGGCTAAGCCTTCCCGCAAACTCGGTTTTACACATGCCTCCCGCAAGGGTCCTATGATAGTCTGCCTCGATACTTCTGCGAGTATGTATGGCACTCCTGAAAGAATTTCTTCCACGCTCATTTCTCTGATAGAAGAAACGGCAGAAGAATTGGAGCGAGACTGTTTTCTGATAGATTTCTCGGTGAGTACACGTGCCATCGATCTCATGGCTAAGAGAAAGGCAGAACGGCTGAAGAAGATTGGAATCAATATTGTGGAAGGGACGGAAGATACGGCATCAGCCAGTCATCTCCCTTTTATCGGAGGAGGAACATCTGCGAAAAAAATGATGAGCCAGATGTTCGAGTTGCTCGATCATGATGGATTGCATTATGTGAATGCAGACGTACTTTGGATAACCGACTTCCTGATTCCGAATCCCTCGCAGGCTATGCTGTCGAGATTCAAGGAATACAAGGAGACGGGCACCCGTTTTTATGGCATCCGTATTGTCAGAAGCGACGATAAGGAGCCGAATGAATGGAAGGCTTACTTCAACCAGATTTATACCGTCAGGTATCGTCCTTTGAGGCGATACTGA